A stretch of the Rosa rugosa chromosome 5, drRosRugo1.1, whole genome shotgun sequence genome encodes the following:
- the LOC133711963 gene encoding uncharacterized protein LOC133711963, producing MLTSTTCGSEPITMKTSPPPSSSSAPDPSSLLGFGYSKISLPLHHPHPLLRRCISDPYTPPAPPQTNPFLSAGHSPDDRNPPKTSSPFPTHFNSSLPPLPPPQAPTLRRSVSDLNPSPAKTFSRSSSSNEMSVETDSDSPNSKRLKRMKGRLKEMSEWCRQLMREEDLEQDEELEIGAGQDIPDIDATQDIPNDTSTEDSSEKEFSESVSVEKKDDSLVIHFRCHCDKAYQFLLNGGDCYYKLM from the exons ATGCTGACCAGCACCACCTGTGGCTCTGAACCCATCACCATGAAAACGTCGCCGccgccctcctcctcctcagctCCAGACCCTTCTTCTCTCCTCGGTTTCGGCTACTCCAAGATCTCCCTCCCTCTCCACCACCCTCACCCCCTTCTCCGCCGCTGCATTTCCGACCCCTACACTCCTCCGGCGCCGCCGCAAACCAACCCATTTCTCTCCGCCGGTCACTCTCCCGATGATCGCAACCCACCCAAGACTTCCTCCCCGTTCCCGACCCACTTCAACTCCTCCCTCCCGCCTCTCCCTCCGCCGCAGGCGCCGACCCTCCGCCGCTCCGTCTCCGATCTCAACCCCTCTCCGGCCAAGACCTTCTCCCGCTCCTCCAGCTCCAACGAGATGTCCGTCGAGACTGACTCCGACAGCCCCAATTCcaag AGGCTGAAGAGGATGAAGGGTCGCCTGAAAGAGATGAGTGAGTGGTGCAGGCAGCTCATGCGTGAAGAAGATTTGGAACAGGATGAAGAACTTGAAATTGGAGCCGGTCAAGATATTCCTGACATTGATGCCACTCAAGATATTCCCAATGATACTTCTACTGAG GATAGCAGTGAGAAAGAATTTTCAGAATCTGTGAGTGTGGAGAAGAAGGATGACTCTCTGGTCATTCACTTCAGGTGCCACTGTGACAAAGCCTATCAGTTCCTTCTCAATGGAGGTGACTGCTACTACAAGCTCATGTAG